Proteins encoded within one genomic window of Triticum aestivum cultivar Chinese Spring chromosome 2D, IWGSC CS RefSeq v2.1, whole genome shotgun sequence:
- the LOC123052795 gene encoding uncharacterized protein isoform X3, whose protein sequence is MVPQIQELLKIRRLCQISPTSQILTTLKRPSLNRIPFQFRGLKGPDLAKFLTAVPHYREGKVLWKNSYKQGLHCSYRGGKHGPGHNIMFCFIRGLEDIYVSVVFTLIWACCAVMLFACCYISELGRS, encoded by the exons ATGGTGCCACAGATTCAGGAACTCCTGAAGATTAGGAGGCTATGCCAGATTTCTCCAACGTCCCAGATATTGACGACGCTGAAGAGACCCAGCCTGAATCGCATCCCATTCCAGTTCCGTGGACTCAAAG GGCCCGACTTGGCAAAATTCCTGACAGCCGTGCCACATTATCGGGAAGGAAAAGTGCTTTGGAAAAATTCCTACAAGCAAGGTCTACACTGCAGCTAT AGAGGAGGCAAGCATGGTCCAGGACACAATATCATGTTCTGTTTCATCAGGGGTCTGGAGGATATTTATGTGAGTGTGGTCTTTACTCTCATATGGGCATGCTGTGCTGTCATGCTATTCGC GTGCTGCTACATCTCGGAGTTAGGGAGATCCTAG
- the LOC123052795 gene encoding uncharacterized protein isoform X2 encodes MVPQIQELLKIRRLCQISPTSQILTTLKRPSLNRIPFQFRGLKGPDLAKFLTAVPHYREGKVLWKNSYKQGLHCSYRGGKHGPGHNIMFCFIRGLEDIYVLLHLGVREILEVHIMKRWTKNACENLPEHLMIYKACNSALKDATYRHSSLYSKALEIVQMGDKNTEAYGAAMKQLLDAISVLNDINQ; translated from the exons ATGGTGCCACAGATTCAGGAACTCCTGAAGATTAGGAGGCTATGCCAGATTTCTCCAACGTCCCAGATATTGACGACGCTGAAGAGACCCAGCCTGAATCGCATCCCATTCCAGTTCCGTGGACTCAAAG GGCCCGACTTGGCAAAATTCCTGACAGCCGTGCCACATTATCGGGAAGGAAAAGTGCTTTGGAAAAATTCCTACAAGCAAGGTCTACACTGCAGCTAT AGAGGAGGCAAGCATGGTCCAGGACACAATATCATGTTCTGTTTCATCAGGGGTCTGGAGGATATTTAT GTGCTGCTACATCTCGGAGTTAGGGAGATCCTAGAAGTACACATCATGAAGAGATGGACGAAGAACGCTTGCGAGAACCTGCCAGAGCATCTGATGATATATAAAGCATGCAATTCTGCACTGAAGGACGCAACTTATCGTCACTCTTCCTTGTACAGTAAGGCGCTCGAGATTGTTCAAATGGGGGATAAGAACACTGAAGCTTATGGAGCTGCAATGAAGCAGTTGCTGGACGCAATAAGTGTTCTAAATGATATCAACCAGTAG
- the LOC123052795 gene encoding protein FAR-RED IMPAIRED RESPONSE 1 isoform X1, protein MVPQIQELLKIRRLCQISPTSQILTTLKRPSLNRIPFQFRGLKGPDLAKFLTAVPHYREGKVLWKNSYKQERRQAWSRTQYHVLFHQGSGGYLCECGLYSHMGMLCCHAIRVLLHLGVREILEVHIMKRWTKNACENLPEHLMIYKACNSALKDATYRHSSLYSKALEIVQMGDKNTEAYGAAMKQLLDAISVLNDINQ, encoded by the exons ATGGTGCCACAGATTCAGGAACTCCTGAAGATTAGGAGGCTATGCCAGATTTCTCCAACGTCCCAGATATTGACGACGCTGAAGAGACCCAGCCTGAATCGCATCCCATTCCAGTTCCGTGGACTCAAAG GGCCCGACTTGGCAAAATTCCTGACAGCCGTGCCACATTATCGGGAAGGAAAAGTGCTTTGGAAAAATTCCTACAAGCAAG AGAGGAGGCAAGCATGGTCCAGGACACAATATCATGTTCTGTTTCATCAGGGGTCTGGAGGATATTTATGTGAGTGTGGTCTTTACTCTCATATGGGCATGCTGTGCTGTCATGCTATTCGC GTGCTGCTACATCTCGGAGTTAGGGAGATCCTAGAAGTACACATCATGAAGAGATGGACGAAGAACGCTTGCGAGAACCTGCCAGAGCATCTGATGATATATAAAGCATGCAATTCTGCACTGAAGGACGCAACTTATCGTCACTCTTCCTTGTACAGTAAGGCGCTCGAGATTGTTCAAATGGGGGATAAGAACACTGAAGCTTATGGAGCTGCAATGAAGCAGTTGCTGGACGCAATAAGTGTTCTAAATGATATCAACCAGTAG